The Streptomyces sp. NL15-2K genome contains a region encoding:
- a CDS encoding RodZ domain-containing protein — translation MSIGNSPEDERPFEDDREDARPSIGRALQQARIAAGLTVDDVSSATRVRLPIVHAIEADDFAACGGDVYARGHIRTLAKAVHLDPAPLLAQYDADHGGRPAPTPAAPLFEAERIRPERRGPNWTAAMVAAIVAVVGFVGFTAFKGGDGDSGAKTQVAEGSKPATKSPTPTPKNDKPEDPKPEPSDSAIAAAPQDKVTVQLSAADGKSWISVKDNNGMRLFDGLLKEGETKTFQDDEKINLVLGDAGAIDLYVNGKKIEDDFRPGAVERLTYTKGDPQVG, via the coding sequence GTGTCCATCGGCAACTCCCCTGAAGACGAGCGTCCGTTCGAAGACGATCGTGAGGATGCCCGCCCTTCGATCGGCCGTGCCCTCCAGCAGGCGCGCATCGCGGCCGGGCTGACCGTCGACGATGTCAGTTCCGCCACCCGAGTCCGCCTCCCCATCGTGCACGCCATCGAGGCGGACGACTTCGCCGCGTGCGGCGGAGACGTCTACGCCCGCGGTCACATCCGGACCCTGGCCAAGGCCGTCCACCTCGATCCCGCCCCGCTGCTCGCCCAGTACGACGCCGATCACGGCGGCCGTCCGGCTCCGACGCCGGCCGCACCCCTGTTCGAGGCGGAGCGCATCCGTCCGGAGCGGCGGGGGCCCAACTGGACCGCTGCCATGGTCGCCGCGATCGTCGCCGTGGTCGGCTTCGTCGGCTTCACCGCGTTCAAGGGCGGTGACGGCGACTCCGGCGCCAAGACACAGGTCGCGGAGGGCTCCAAGCCCGCGACCAAGTCCCCCACGCCCACGCCCAAGAACGACAAGCCCGAGGACCCGAAGCCGGAGCCGTCGGACAGCGCCATCGCCGCCGCTCCCCAGGACAAGGTGACCGTCCAGCTCAGCGCCGCCGACGGAAAGAGCTGGATCTCGGTCAAGGACAACAACGGCATGCGATTGTTCGACGGGCTGCTCAAGGAGGGCGAGACCAAGACCTTCCAGGACGACGAGAAGATCAACCTGGTCCTCGGCGACGCCGGGGCGATCGATCTGTATGTGAACGGCAAGAAGATCGAGGACGACTTCCGGCCCGGGGCCGTGGAGCGGCTGACGTACACGAAGGGCGATCCGCAGGTCGGTTAA
- the rimO gene encoding 30S ribosomal protein S12 methylthiotransferase RimO, translated as MPERRTVALVTLGCARNEVDSEELAGRLEADGWQLVKDAEDADVAVVNTCGFVDAAKKDSVDALLEANDLKGHGRTQAVVAVGCMAERYGKELAEALPEADGVLGFDDYTDISDRLQTILNGGIHAAHTPRDRRKLLPISPAERQSVSDVALPGHGAPSDLPEGVAPVSGPRAPLRRRLDGAPVASVKLASGCDRRCSFCAIPSFRGSFISRRPSDVLNETRWLAEQGVKEIMLVSENNTSYGKDLGDIRLLESLLPELAEVDGIERVRVSYLQPAEMRPGLIDVLTSTPKIAPYFDLSFQHSAPGVLRAMRRFGDTDRFLELLDTIRNKAPQAGVRSNFIVGFPGESEDDLAELERFLNGARLDAIGVFGYSDEEGTEAATYDNKLDEDVVAERLARVSRLAEELVSQRAEERLGETLQVLVESVDSAEGVYGRGAHQAPETDGQVLLTSGEGLSVGRMVEAKVVGTEGVDLVAEPLQGSLTCSEEAGR; from the coding sequence ATGCCTGAACGCCGTACCGTCGCACTCGTCACTCTTGGCTGCGCCCGCAACGAGGTGGACTCGGAGGAGCTCGCAGGCCGTTTGGAGGCGGACGGCTGGCAGCTCGTGAAGGACGCCGAGGACGCCGACGTCGCCGTCGTCAACACCTGTGGCTTCGTCGACGCCGCCAAGAAGGACTCCGTCGACGCCCTCCTGGAGGCCAACGACCTCAAGGGGCACGGCAGAACCCAGGCCGTCGTGGCGGTGGGCTGCATGGCCGAGCGGTACGGCAAGGAGCTCGCCGAGGCCCTCCCCGAGGCCGACGGCGTGCTCGGCTTCGACGACTACACCGACATCTCCGACCGCCTGCAGACCATCCTGAACGGCGGCATCCACGCCGCGCACACCCCGCGCGACCGGCGCAAGCTGCTGCCGATCAGCCCCGCCGAGCGGCAGTCGGTGTCCGACGTCGCCCTCCCCGGGCACGGTGCCCCGTCCGACCTGCCGGAGGGCGTGGCTCCGGTGTCCGGCCCCCGTGCGCCCCTGCGCCGCCGCCTCGACGGCGCCCCGGTCGCCTCGGTGAAGCTCGCCTCCGGCTGCGACCGGCGCTGCTCCTTCTGCGCCATCCCGTCCTTCCGCGGCTCCTTCATCTCGCGCCGCCCGAGCGACGTGCTGAACGAGACACGGTGGCTGGCCGAGCAGGGCGTCAAGGAGATCATGCTGGTCTCCGAGAACAACACCTCGTACGGCAAGGACCTGGGCGACATCCGTCTGCTGGAGTCGCTGCTGCCCGAGCTCGCGGAGGTCGACGGCATCGAGCGGGTGCGCGTCAGCTACCTCCAGCCGGCCGAGATGCGCCCCGGTCTGATCGACGTGCTCACCTCCACCCCGAAGATCGCGCCCTACTTCGACCTGTCCTTCCAGCACTCCGCCCCCGGTGTGCTGCGCGCGATGCGCCGCTTCGGCGACACCGACCGCTTCCTGGAACTGCTCGACACGATCCGGAACAAGGCGCCCCAGGCCGGCGTCCGCTCCAACTTCATCGTGGGTTTCCCCGGCGAGTCCGAGGACGACCTGGCCGAGCTGGAGCGGTTCCTGAACGGCGCGCGGCTGGACGCCATCGGCGTCTTCGGGTACTCCGACGAGGAGGGCACGGAAGCGGCGACGTACGACAACAAGCTCGACGAGGACGTCGTCGCCGAGCGGCTGGCACGTGTCTCCCGGCTCGCCGAGGAGCTCGTCTCGCAGCGGGCCGAGGAGCGGCTCGGCGAGACGCTTCAGGTGCTGGTCGAGTCCGTGGACTCCGCCGAGGGCGTGTACGGCCGTGGGGCGCACCAGGCGCCGGAGACGGACGGCCAGGTCCTGCTCACGAGCGGCGAAGGGCTGAGCGTCGGTCGTATGGTCGAGGCCAAGGTGGTCGGTACGGAAGGTGTCGACCTGGTGGCCGAGCCGCTGCAGGGCTCGCTCACGTGTAGTGAGGAGGCGGGCAGATGA
- the pgsA gene encoding CDP-diacylglycerol--glycerol-3-phosphate 3-phosphatidyltransferase: protein MTGVPASAAGGPSGAKRASAPAASVPASPGGAGSSGASPGSSEGAKSARGGKLAAAAVNQASVWNVANLLTMLRLLLVPGFVALMLADGGYDPAWRSLAWAAFAIAMITDLFDGHLARTYNLVTDFGKIADPIADKAIMGAALICLSALGDLPWWVTAVILGRELGITLLRFLVIRYGVIPASRGGKLKTLTQGVAVGMYVLALTGWLATLRFWVMAAAVVLTVVTGLDYVRQAIVLRRQGIAERKAALEETEA from the coding sequence ATGACCGGAGTACCGGCATCGGCGGCGGGTGGCCCCTCCGGTGCGAAGCGTGCGTCCGCGCCTGCTGCCTCCGTCCCCGCGTCGCCCGGCGGGGCGGGTTCCTCCGGTGCCTCGCCCGGCTCGTCCGAGGGGGCCAAGTCCGCGCGTGGCGGGAAGCTGGCCGCCGCAGCCGTCAACCAGGCCAGCGTCTGGAACGTCGCCAATCTGCTGACCATGCTCCGGCTGCTGCTCGTGCCCGGCTTCGTCGCGCTGATGCTGGCCGACGGCGGATACGACCCGGCTTGGCGCTCGCTCGCCTGGGCGGCGTTCGCCATCGCCATGATCACCGACCTGTTCGACGGGCATCTGGCGCGGACGTACAACCTCGTCACCGACTTCGGGAAGATCGCCGACCCCATCGCCGACAAAGCGATCATGGGGGCGGCGCTGATCTGTCTGTCGGCGCTCGGTGACCTGCCGTGGTGGGTGACGGCCGTCATCCTCGGCCGGGAACTCGGGATCACGCTGCTGCGTTTCCTGGTCATCCGGTACGGCGTCATTCCCGCGAGCCGCGGCGGCAAGCTCAAGACCCTCACGCAGGGCGTCGCTGTGGGGATGTACGTCCTGGCGCTGACGGGGTGGCTGGCCACCCTGAGGTTCTGGGTGATGGCGGCGGCGGTCGTGCTGACCGTCGTGACCGGACTCGACTATGTGAGACAGGCCATTGTGTTGCGCCGGCAGGGAATCGCCGAGCGCAAGGCCGCGTTGGAGGAGACGGAAGCGTGA
- a CDS encoding CinA family protein, producing MSSPAAETAVEVVRLLKVKGETLAVAESLTGGLVAADITAVPGASHVFRGSVTAYATELKHQLLGVDATLLAERGPVDPQVAAQMATGVRKALGADWGIATTGVAGPEPQDGKPVGTVFVAVDGPSAVTPAVPGGGKVTALRLNGDRADIRMESVRSVLALLLEGLASEQTGNERAQDTERNGGF from the coding sequence GTGAGTTCCCCGGCCGCCGAAACGGCCGTAGAAGTGGTGCGACTACTCAAGGTGAAGGGTGAGACGCTCGCTGTCGCCGAATCGCTCACGGGCGGACTGGTTGCGGCGGACATCACAGCGGTTCCCGGGGCGTCCCATGTGTTCCGGGGTTCGGTGACCGCCTACGCCACCGAGCTGAAGCACCAGTTGCTGGGAGTCGACGCCACCCTGCTGGCGGAGCGCGGGCCGGTGGATCCGCAGGTCGCGGCCCAGATGGCGACCGGAGTGCGTAAGGCGCTCGGTGCCGACTGGGGCATCGCTACCACTGGGGTCGCCGGTCCGGAACCCCAGGACGGCAAGCCTGTCGGGACGGTGTTCGTGGCCGTCGACGGGCCATCGGCAGTGACGCCGGCGGTGCCCGGTGGCGGGAAGGTGACCGCGTTGCGGTTGAACGGCGACCGTGCGGACATTCGTATGGAGAGTGTACGGAGCGTACTCGCACTGCTCCTGGAGGGGCTTGCGAGCGAACAGACTGGGAATGAGCGGGCACAGGATACGGAACGGAACGGGGGGTTTTGA
- a CDS encoding helix-turn-helix transcriptional regulator gives MILLRRLLGDVLRRQRQRQGRTLREVSSSARVSLGYLSEVERGQKEASSELLSAICDALDVRMSELMREVSDELALAELAQSAAATPSEPVPTPVRPMLGSVSVTGVPPERVTIKAPAEAVDVVAA, from the coding sequence ATGATTCTGCTCCGTCGCCTGCTGGGTGACGTGCTGCGTCGGCAGCGCCAGCGCCAGGGCCGTACTCTGCGCGAAGTCTCCTCGTCCGCCCGAGTCTCACTCGGCTATCTCTCCGAGGTGGAGCGGGGGCAGAAGGAGGCTTCCTCCGAGCTGCTCTCCGCCATCTGCGACGCGTTGGACGTACGGATGTCCGAGCTCATGCGGGAAGTGAGCGACGAGCTCGCCCTCGCCGAGCTGGCCCAGTCTGCTGCTGCCACCCCCAGCGAGCCTGTGCCCACGCCGGTTCGCCCCATGCTGGGTTCCGTATCGGTGACCGGTGTGCCACCGGAACGGGTGACGATCAAGGCGCCCGCCGAAGCGGTGGACGTGGTCGCCGCGTGA
- a CDS encoding SDR family NAD(P)-dependent oxidoreductase codes for MPVKAYDLTGRTAFVTGAAGGIGRASAVLLAEAGATVHCADLDAPGLGETARTIKDAGGTAHTHPLDVTDRDRVRRAVASCERLDVMAAIAGIMHSSPVLETRDEDLDRVLAVNFKGVLYACQEAARLMLAQRIRGSIVTMASGAVDTGGPGLLCYGAAKAAVVQLTKTLAGEVGRHGIRVNAVAPGWIRTPMTDRHDAEAQAHTEALMSRMSPLGRVGEPEEVAQAVLYLACDASSFTTGQILRPNGGVAMPW; via the coding sequence ATGCCCGTCAAGGCGTACGACCTCACAGGCCGCACCGCGTTCGTCACCGGCGCCGCCGGCGGCATCGGCCGCGCCTCGGCCGTACTGCTCGCCGAGGCGGGCGCCACCGTGCACTGCGCGGACCTCGACGCACCGGGCCTCGGCGAGACGGCGAGAACCATCAAGGACGCCGGCGGCACCGCCCACACGCACCCCCTTGACGTCACCGACCGCGACCGGGTCCGCCGGGCCGTGGCCTCCTGCGAGCGCCTCGACGTGATGGCCGCGATCGCCGGGATCATGCACAGCAGCCCGGTCCTGGAGACCCGCGACGAGGACCTGGACCGGGTGCTGGCCGTCAACTTCAAGGGAGTGCTGTACGCCTGCCAGGAGGCCGCCCGGCTGATGCTCGCGCAGCGGATCAGAGGCAGCATCGTCACCATGGCCTCCGGCGCCGTGGACACCGGCGGCCCCGGTCTGCTCTGTTACGGCGCGGCCAAGGCGGCCGTCGTCCAGCTGACGAAGACACTGGCCGGAGAGGTCGGCCGACACGGCATCCGGGTCAACGCGGTCGCGCCGGGCTGGATCCGTACGCCCATGACCGACCGCCACGATGCCGAGGCTCAGGCGCACACCGAGGCGCTGATGTCCCGGATGTCACCCCTGGGCCGGGTCGGCGAACCGGAGGAGGTCGCTCAGGCCGTCCTCTACCTGGCCTGTGACGCCTCGTCCTTCACGACGGGCCAGATCCTGCGTCCGAACGGAGGTGTGGCGATGCCGTGGTAG
- a CDS encoding DNA-formamidopyrimidine glycosylase family protein codes for MPEGDTVWQAARRLHGALAGKVLTRSDLRVPRYATADLTGRTVLDVIPRGKHLLTRVEGGLTLHSHLRMDGSWKVYANHQRWTGGPTHQIRAILGTADRTAVGYRLPVLELLRTPDEHRVIGHLGPDLLGPDWDPERALTNLLADPARSLGEALLDQRNLAGIGNVYKSELCFLLGATPWLPVGALPTDRAAQLPTLAKKLLETNRDRPIRSTTGRRGQDLFVYGRAPRPCLRCHTPVRAADQGDGSRERPTYWCPNCQKGPAPRTAPPRRTPRRTTG; via the coding sequence ATGCCCGAAGGAGACACGGTCTGGCAGGCCGCGAGGCGCCTGCACGGCGCCCTCGCGGGCAAGGTGCTGACCCGAAGCGACCTCCGGGTGCCCCGGTACGCCACGGCCGACCTCACGGGCCGCACGGTCCTGGACGTGATTCCGCGCGGCAAGCACCTCCTCACCCGCGTCGAGGGCGGCCTGACCCTCCACTCGCACCTGCGGATGGACGGCTCCTGGAAGGTGTACGCCAACCACCAGCGCTGGACCGGCGGCCCCACCCACCAGATCCGCGCGATCCTGGGCACCGCCGACCGCACGGCCGTCGGCTACCGCCTCCCCGTACTCGAACTCCTGCGCACCCCCGACGAGCACCGCGTCATCGGCCACCTCGGCCCCGACCTCCTGGGCCCGGACTGGGACCCGGAGCGGGCCCTGACCAACCTTCTCGCCGACCCCGCCCGTTCCCTCGGCGAAGCCCTGCTCGACCAGCGCAACCTCGCCGGCATCGGCAATGTCTACAAGAGCGAGCTCTGCTTCCTCCTCGGCGCCACCCCATGGCTGCCCGTCGGCGCCCTCCCCACCGACCGCGCGGCACAGCTGCCCACGCTCGCCAAGAAGCTCCTGGAAACCAACCGCGACCGCCCGATCCGCAGTACGACGGGCCGCCGAGGCCAGGACCTGTTCGTGTACGGCCGAGCTCCCCGCCCCTGCCTGCGCTGCCACACGCCCGTCCGCGCGGCCGACCAGGGCGACGGCTCCCGCGAGCGCCCCACGTACTGGTGCCCGAACTGCCAGAAGGGCCCGGCACCACGCACCGCACCACCCCGCAGAACCCCACGCCGTACGACCGGTTGA
- a CDS encoding ATP-dependent helicase, with the protein MASSTHRALAAFSPATRGWFTGAFSAPTAAQAGAWQAIAQGSDVLVVAPTGSGKTLAAFLAALDQLASTPPPADPKKRCRVLYVSPLKALAVDVERNLRSPLTGIRQESVRLGMPEPEVKVGIRSGDTPAAERRALATRPPDILITTPESLFLMLTSATRDALTGIDTVILDEVHAVAGTKRGAHLALTLERLDELLPKPARRIGLSATVRPVDEVARYLSPRRKVEVVQPKSGKEFDLSVVVPVEDLGELGGSPVADATDGAERPSIWPHVEERIADLVQAHRSTIVFANSRRLAERLCNRLNEIAYERATGEPLDEHHAPAELMGGSGAAQGAPPVIARAHHGSVSKEQRALVEEDLKAGRLPAVVATSSLELGIDMGAVDLVVQVESPPSVASGLQRVGRAGHQVGAVSTGVVFPKYRGDLVQAAVVTERMRTGAIESLKVPANPLDVLAQQVVAMTAMDTWQLDDLLAMVRRAAPFASLPESAFTAVLDMLAGRYPSDAFAELRPRVVWDRVAGTITGRPGAQRLAVTSGGTIPDRGLFGVFLAGSDPKKGGGRVGELDEEMVYESRVGDVFTLGTSSWRIEDITRDRVLVSPAPGVPGRLPFWKGDQLGRPLELGRAVGAFLREVGSLTKEDARLRLLAAGLDAWAADNVLSYLDEQREACGHVPDDRTIVVERFRDELGDWRVVVHSPFGAQVHAPWALALGAKLSERYGMDAQVMHADDGIVLRLPDADLMGLDLLDQEPTKLGTEYDADQAPVGAADVVFDKGEVDQVVTDQVGSSALFASRFRECAARALLLPRRNPGKRTPLWQQRQRASQLLQVASEFGSFPIVLEAVRECLQDVFDVPGLVELMGDLESRKVRLVEVTTPEPSPFARSLLFGYVAQFLYEGDSPLAERRAAALSLDSRLLSELLGQAELRELLDAEVLTELERELQWLTEDRRVKDAEGVADLLRLLGPLTAAELGERGAEPQWAQELASARRAIRVRVAGTDHWAAIEDAGRLRDALGTALPVGVPEAFMEPVKDPLGDLLARYARTHGPFTSATAAARFGLGVAVTDGALQRLAATGRVVQGEFHPAGIGQEWCDAAVLRRLRRRSLAALRHELEPVPPPALAQFLPQWQHIGKGHGLRGIDGLVRAVEQLQGASVPASALEKLVLPSRVANYTPAMLDELTAAGEIVWAGAGALPGKDGWVSLCVADAAPLLLPPPHPLELTALHQSVLDVLSGGYGLFFRQIGDQVRATTHPDVTDPQLADAVWDLAWSGRLTNDTLAPMRSLLGSGRTVGSTAHRAKRTIPRGRYGSLTAAARPASRTGPPTVAGRWSLLPEQEADPTVRAHALARVLLDRHGVVTRGAVSAEGVEGGFSATYRVLSAFEDSGQARRGYVVEGLGAAQFAMDGAVDRLRAVANARDRGEALPAPPHSDGAPDAFGPPGASSPYDFGPSTDWPPNDVDPSTTAGPYGIGSPDALAGDGSDPSEGHPAGTGPGFGDDWDPFPTPTTRSEWTSPRDFAQPQQTGPGPAPGGSAYGSAFAGRRTRPAPDSRAVVLAAADPANAYGAALPWPEPPTGAGHKPGRKAGSLVVLVDGELTLYMERGGKTLLAWPSTPDGTATEDPRLQAAAEALAAAAKAGSLGTVTVERVNGASALTSPIGTLLEGAGFIATPRGLRLRA; encoded by the coding sequence ATGGCCAGCTCCACACACCGAGCCCTCGCAGCCTTCTCCCCCGCGACCCGCGGCTGGTTCACGGGGGCCTTCTCCGCGCCCACCGCAGCCCAGGCAGGCGCCTGGCAGGCCATCGCGCAGGGCTCGGACGTCCTGGTGGTAGCCCCCACCGGCTCCGGCAAGACCCTCGCCGCCTTCCTCGCCGCCCTGGACCAGCTCGCCTCGACACCCCCACCCGCAGACCCCAAGAAACGCTGCCGCGTCCTGTACGTCTCCCCGCTCAAGGCCCTCGCCGTAGACGTGGAGCGCAACCTCCGCAGCCCCCTGACCGGCATCCGTCAGGAATCCGTCCGCCTGGGCATGCCCGAACCGGAGGTCAAGGTCGGCATCCGCTCCGGCGACACCCCCGCCGCAGAGCGCCGCGCCCTGGCCACCCGCCCCCCGGACATCCTGATCACCACCCCGGAGTCCCTGTTCCTGATGCTGACGTCGGCCACACGCGACGCGCTGACCGGCATCGACACAGTGATCCTCGACGAGGTACACGCGGTCGCCGGCACCAAGCGCGGCGCCCACCTCGCCCTCACTCTGGAGCGCTTGGACGAGCTCCTCCCCAAGCCGGCCCGCCGCATCGGCCTGTCGGCCACGGTCCGCCCGGTCGACGAGGTCGCCCGCTACCTCTCCCCCCGCCGCAAGGTGGAGGTCGTCCAGCCGAAGTCCGGCAAGGAGTTCGACCTCTCCGTCGTCGTCCCGGTCGAGGACCTGGGCGAACTGGGCGGCTCCCCGGTGGCCGACGCCACGGACGGCGCGGAGCGTCCGTCGATCTGGCCGCACGTCGAGGAGCGGATCGCCGACCTGGTCCAGGCCCACCGCTCGACGATCGTGTTCGCCAACTCCCGCCGCCTCGCGGAGCGCCTTTGCAACCGCCTGAACGAGATCGCGTACGAACGGGCCACCGGCGAGCCCCTGGACGAACACCACGCCCCCGCCGAACTCATGGGCGGCTCCGGCGCGGCCCAGGGCGCACCCCCGGTCATCGCCCGCGCCCACCACGGCTCGGTGTCGAAGGAACAGCGCGCCCTCGTCGAAGAAGACCTCAAGGCGGGCCGCCTCCCCGCCGTGGTCGCCACCTCCAGCCTCGAACTCGGCATCGACATGGGCGCCGTGGACCTCGTGGTCCAGGTCGAATCCCCGCCCTCCGTGGCCTCCGGCCTGCAACGCGTCGGCCGTGCGGGACACCAGGTCGGAGCCGTCTCCACCGGCGTGGTCTTCCCGAAGTACCGCGGCGACCTGGTGCAGGCGGCAGTCGTCACCGAGCGCATGCGCACCGGCGCCATCGAGTCCTTGAAGGTCCCCGCGAACCCGCTGGACGTCCTGGCGCAGCAAGTCGTCGCCATGACGGCGATGGACACCTGGCAGCTGGACGACCTGCTCGCCATGGTCCGCCGAGCCGCCCCCTTCGCCTCGCTCCCCGAGTCCGCCTTCACGGCGGTCCTCGACATGCTCGCCGGCCGCTACCCGTCCGACGCCTTCGCGGAACTACGCCCGCGCGTGGTCTGGGACCGGGTCGCCGGCACGATCACCGGCCGCCCCGGCGCCCAGCGCCTCGCCGTCACCTCCGGCGGCACGATCCCCGACCGTGGCCTCTTCGGGGTCTTCCTCGCCGGTTCCGACCCCAAGAAGGGCGGCGGCCGGGTAGGCGAACTCGACGAGGAGATGGTCTACGAGTCCCGAGTCGGCGATGTCTTCACCCTCGGCACCAGCTCCTGGCGCATCGAGGACATCACCCGCGACCGCGTCCTGGTCTCCCCCGCCCCGGGCGTCCCGGGCAGGCTCCCCTTCTGGAAGGGCGACCAACTGGGCCGCCCGCTGGAACTGGGCCGCGCGGTGGGCGCGTTCCTGCGCGAGGTCGGATCCCTCACCAAGGAGGACGCCCGCCTCCGCCTCCTCGCCGCGGGCCTGGACGCCTGGGCCGCGGACAATGTCCTGTCCTACCTCGACGAGCAGCGCGAGGCCTGCGGCCACGTCCCGGACGACCGCACGATCGTCGTGGAGCGCTTCCGCGACGAACTGGGCGACTGGCGGGTCGTCGTGCACTCCCCCTTCGGCGCCCAGGTGCACGCCCCCTGGGCTCTGGCGCTCGGCGCCAAGCTCTCCGAGCGGTACGGCATGGACGCCCAGGTCATGCACGCCGACGACGGCATCGTCCTACGGCTGCCCGACGCCGACCTGATGGGCCTGGACCTGCTGGACCAGGAACCGACAAAGCTCGGCACGGAGTACGACGCGGACCAGGCTCCCGTCGGCGCGGCGGACGTCGTCTTCGACAAGGGCGAGGTCGACCAGGTCGTCACCGACCAGGTCGGCAGCTCGGCCCTCTTCGCGTCCCGCTTCCGCGAGTGCGCCGCCCGCGCGCTGCTGCTGCCGCGCCGCAACCCCGGCAAGCGCACCCCGCTGTGGCAGCAGCGTCAGCGTGCCTCTCAACTCCTCCAGGTGGCCAGCGAGTTCGGCTCGTTCCCGATCGTCCTGGAGGCGGTCCGCGAGTGCCTCCAGGACGTCTTCGACGTGCCCGGTCTGGTCGAGCTGATGGGCGACCTGGAGTCCCGCAAGGTGCGCCTCGTCGAGGTCACCACCCCAGAGCCCTCCCCCTTCGCCCGCTCCCTCCTCTTCGGGTACGTCGCCCAGTTCCTGTACGAGGGAGACTCACCCCTCGCCGAGCGCCGCGCCGCCGCCCTCTCCCTGGACTCGCGGCTGCTGTCCGAGCTCCTCGGCCAGGCGGAGCTGCGCGAACTGCTCGACGCCGAGGTACTGACCGAGCTGGAGCGGGAGCTCCAGTGGCTCACCGAGGACCGCCGCGTCAAGGACGCCGAAGGCGTCGCCGACCTGCTGCGGCTGCTCGGCCCGCTCACCGCCGCCGAGCTGGGCGAGCGGGGCGCCGAGCCGCAGTGGGCCCAGGAGCTGGCCTCCGCCCGCCGTGCGATCCGGGTCCGCGTCGCCGGCACCGACCACTGGGCGGCGATCGAGGACGCGGGCCGCCTGCGCGACGCGCTCGGCACGGCGCTGCCGGTCGGCGTCCCCGAGGCCTTCATGGAGCCCGTCAAGGACCCGCTCGGCGACCTCCTCGCGCGCTACGCCCGCACTCACGGCCCGTTCACGTCGGCCACGGCAGCCGCCCGCTTCGGCCTGGGCGTGGCGGTCACCGACGGCGCCCTCCAGCGGCTGGCGGCGACGGGCAGGGTCGTACAGGGCGAGTTCCACCCGGCCGGGATCGGCCAGGAGTGGTGTGACGCGGCCGTCCTCCGCCGCCTTCGTCGCCGCTCTCTCGCCGCCCTGCGGCACGAACTGGAACCGGTGCCACCGCCCGCACTCGCCCAGTTCCTCCCTCAGTGGCAGCACATCGGCAAGGGGCACGGACTGCGCGGCATCGACGGGCTGGTGCGGGCGGTCGAGCAGTTGCAGGGCGCGTCCGTGCCCGCGTCCGCCCTGGAGAAGCTCGTCCTGCCGTCCCGCGTCGCGAACTACACCCCCGCGATGCTCGACGAGCTCACCGCGGCCGGCGAGATCGTCTGGGCAGGCGCAGGGGCGCTCCCCGGCAAGGACGGCTGGGTCTCCCTGTGCGTGGCGGACGCGGCCCCCCTGCTGCTGCCCCCTCCCCACCCCCTCGAGCTGACGGCGCTCCACCAGTCCGTCCTGGACGTCCTCTCCGGGGGCTACGGCCTGTTCTTCCGCCAGATCGGCGACCAGGTCCGCGCCACCACCCACCCCGACGTCACCGATCCCCAACTGGCCGACGCCGTCTGGGACCTGGCCTGGTCCGGACGGCTCACGAACGACACCCTCGCGCCCATGCGCTCCCTCCTCGGCTCGGGCCGCACCGTGGGCTCCACCGCCCACCGCGCCAAGCGAACGATCCCGCGCGGGCGCTACGGCTCCCTCACGGCCGCCGCCCGCCCCGCCTCCCGCACCGGCCCGCCGACCGTCGCCGGCCGCTGGTCCCTGCTTCCGGAGCAGGAGGCGGACCCCACCGTGCGCGCCCACGCGCTGGCCCGCGTCCTGCTCGACCGGCACGGCGTGGTGACCCGGGGAGCCGTCTCCGCGGAGGGCGTCGAGGGCGGCTTCTCGGCGACGTACCGCGTGCTGTCCGCCTTCGAGGACAGCGGCCAGGCACGACGCGGCTATGTGGTCGAGGGCCTCGGCGCCGCCCAGTTCGCGATGGACGGCGCGGTCGACCGCCTCCGCGCGGTGGCCAACGCCCGCGACCGGGGCGAAGCACTGCCCGCCCCGCCCCACAGTGACGGCGCACCGGACGCTTTCGGCCCACCCGGGGCCTCGTCGCCGTACGACTTCGGCCCCTCCACGGACTGGCCACCGAACGACGTCGACCCGTCCACGACCGCGGGACCGTACGGCATCGGCTCCCCCGACGCCCTCGCAGGCGACGGTTCGGATCCGTCCGAGGGCCACCCCGCCGGGACCGGTCCCGGCTTCGGCGACGACTGGGACCCCTTCCCCACCCCCACCACGCGGAGCGAATGGACCTCACCCCGCGACTTCGCCCAGCCCCAGCAGACCGGCCCCGGGCCCGCCCCCGGCGGTTCCGCGTACGGCTCCGCCTTCGCCGGCCGCCGTACCCGACCCGCCCCCGACTCCCGAGCCGTCGTCCTCGCCGCCGCCGACCCCGCGAACGCGTACGGGGCGGCCCTCCCCTGGCCGGAGCCCCCGACCGGCGCCGGCCACAAACCGGGCCGCAAGGCCGGTTCCCTGGTGGTTCTCGTCGACGGCGAGCTGACGCTCTACATGGAGCGCGGCGGCAAGACCCTGCTGGCCTGGCCCTCCACTCCGGACGGTACGGCCACCGAGGACCCACGCCTGCAAGCGGCGGCGGAAGCCCTGGCCGCGGCCGCCAAGGCCGGCTCCCTCGGCACGGTCACGGTGGAGCGCGTCAACGGCGCCTCGGCCCTCACCTCCCCCATAGGCACCCTCCTGGAAGGAGCGGGCTTCATCGCGACACCTCGCGGCCTGCGGCTACGAGCGTGA
- a CDS encoding DUF3046 domain-containing protein, producing MRLTVFWQRMADHFGPGYADTFARDHVMSELGGRTVHEALDVGWDAKDVWRVVCTVMNVPREKH from the coding sequence ATGCGGTTGACGGTCTTCTGGCAGCGAATGGCGGACCACTTCGGTCCAGGCTACGCCGACACCTTCGCGCGCGACCATGTGATGTCGGAGCTCGGCGGGCGCACGGTGCACGAGGCGCTGGACGTCGGCTGGGACGCGAAGGACGTGTGGCGTGTGGTCTGCACAGTCATGAACGTTCCGAGGGAAAAGCACTGA